One Nocardia sp. BMG111209 DNA segment encodes these proteins:
- a CDS encoding Ms4527A family Cys-rich leader peptide — translation MTELGVRLVARRHVDYKRVCSACCLPDRLR, via the coding sequence ATGACCGAACTTGGAGTCCGACTGGTGGCACGTCGCCACGTCGACTACAAGCGTGTCTGCAGCGCCTGCTGTCTGCCGGATCGCCTCCGGTAG